The Gemmatimonadota bacterium nucleotide sequence GGACGACACCGGGCCGTCATAGCCAATTTTTTGCAGCGCGCTCAAAAAGCCAACCAGGTCAATTACGCCAGTCTCACCCGGCAATGCTCGCTTATTGTCAATCTGATCGCTCACATCAACGCCATCGGGCGCGTCATTGACGTGAACATGCACCACATCGTCGGCAGTCAACCCCATCAGGTCTGATAGAGTCCCCAAACCCGTGTACCAGTGCCAGCAATCGAGAAGCAGACCCACATTGCCCGTGCCAATCGCATGGCCAAGCGCGAGCATGCCATCCATCGAGTGAATAAACCCATAAGATTTATCAACCCGCAGAGTGCGCGGCCCAATAAATTCCAGCCCCAGGCTACATCCATGCTCACCCAAAATTTCGGCAATCGGCTTAAAGCGATCAATATGCCACCTCAAATTGTCGCCAAATTTGCGGTCTTCAGAAGCAGAAGGTATCCATTGAGCAACCCGCATAGCACCCACGGCAGCACCGGCGGCGGCAAACTCTGCCAATTTAGATAAGCCGGCTTTATACTCGGCTTCATCCCCTCGCCAATTCACGGACAAACCCCACGCGCCGATCCTCAAACCAGCATCGGCAAACAGCCCCTTCACATGTTCTGCACCGTGCGCATTAACCAGAGACGTAATCTCCTGAATATTGGGATCAACCCCCTGAAACCCAGCGCGTTTTGCATAGCCGATCAACTCATCAACGCTACCTCTTACGCCAATAGCACCCGCATTGAGACTTTTAAACATTGACTGCTCCTTTCATTCATAACCCCGTAATGTCTGGGCTAATGCTCTTAAGTTATGTCAAAATACTTTGGGTCAAAATCTAAGACCCTCTTCTTGATTAAGGGGTTCTTTTTTCGGTTGTTCAACCATCGTACTCTCCAGTACTCAGAGATTTTAGTCTTTGGCCGGTGATAATATTGGGGCCTTTTTGTTCTACCATTAAGGACCTCAATACTATTTTTAGCCAATGAAACAAAGTATATCTTTCTTTTAAAAGAATGTTTAAGCAAAAAGTCAGAATTGAATCCGAGTAAATCACCAACTACTCTAATAAGACGCATCCTCCAAGACGGACCGTCACCGAACTTATAGCCTACACTAATTCCTTTTTCATCAAGATACTTTCTCATCAGGTTAATTGTATTTTCTGTCAGATGCAGCGTACCATATCCGCGTGTTTCTCCAATAGGCTGATACAGCAATTGGTTGTCATATTTTAGGCGGTTATATTGAGAACTTCTCCCGTATAGACTGGTTGTAAATAAGCAGACTAAATTACTTGATTTTCTTTTAGAAATAAGAGTAACTCGATCTTTGTATTTATCTCTGTAAATCTTACGTACTTCGTCAGAGGCAAGAATATAAGAAACCAATTTGCCACCCAAGAGATGGTTGTATGGTGGAAGAGCACCAATCACATAGGCATCCATCGCATAAATGAGATTATCTGTTCGGGTTTTTTTATCCCAGCCTATATAATCATCTCGCTCTGGAATATGAATTATAGGGCTCCCTAAGGCCGCTATACCAATTACAGGTCTGTTAGGAAGTGCTGCATCTCGTATAATTAGCTTGATCCGCCTGCCAACATATTCACTGTATGGTGATGACCAATAATATCGAAAGAATCG carries:
- a CDS encoding sugar phosphate isomerase/epimerase; protein product: MFKSLNAGAIGVRGSVDELIGYAKRAGFQGVDPNIQEITSLVNAHGAEHVKGLFADAGLRIGAWGLSVNWRGDEAEYKAGLSKLAEFAAAGAAVGAMRVAQWIPSASEDRKFGDNLRWHIDRFKPIAEILGEHGCSLGLEFIGPRTLRVDKSYGFIHSMDGMLALGHAIGTGNVGLLLDCWHWYTGLGTLSDLMGLTADDVVHVHVNDAPDGVDVSDQIDNKRALPGETGVIDLVGFLSALQKIGYDGPVSSEPFSQSVREMAAQDAVQTTHDALDESWQAAQLS
- a CDS encoding DUF4338 domain-containing protein, with amino-acid sequence METLQIHTDLSQTETLDFNFDNKPIEERVKLSIMHDLLRLDWKVEFSDGKVEVTPPEYYDKNIIRQSMGVKRSEIIRNNRTWIDAHIDYARDNLADGASVLQSKIRPVIEVCKKRSQHNLFRFFRYYWSSPYSEYVGRRIKLIIRDAALPNRPVIGIAALGSPIIHIPERDDYIGWDKKTRTDNLIYAMDAYVIGALPPYNHLLGGKLVSYILASDEVRKIYRDKYKDRVTLISKRKSSNLVCLFTTSLYGRSSQYNRLKYDNQLLYQPIGETRGYGTLHLTENTINLMRKYLDEKGISVGYKFGDGPSWRMRLIRVVGDLLGFNSDFLLKHSFKRKIYFVSLAKNSIEVLNGRTKRPQYYHRPKTKISEYWRVRWLNNRKKNPLIKKRVLDFDPKYFDIT